A genomic stretch from Aerococcaceae bacterium zg-1292 includes:
- a CDS encoding N-acetyltransferase — MKIRPTKVADIDTLKGLFEQGRLYQVATGNVNQWTKGYPSTAILKEDIAQQGSYVVEIEQAIVGSFFLLKTPDPTYTIIEEGQWLNDAPYVTIHRLVTVPNKGLGKAVLRVIMNQYDNVRIDTHEQNSPMRHVLESLGFQYCGIIFLANGDPRVAYHWTKAE, encoded by the coding sequence ATGAAGATACGACCAACTAAAGTAGCAGATATTGATACATTAAAGGGATTGTTTGAACAAGGCCGACTTTACCAAGTTGCAACAGGCAATGTTAATCAGTGGACAAAAGGCTACCCGAGTACAGCTATATTAAAAGAAGACATTGCCCAACAAGGTAGTTATGTCGTTGAAATAGAACAAGCAATCGTCGGTAGTTTTTTCTTGCTGAAAACGCCTGACCCGACGTATACAATAATTGAAGAAGGGCAGTGGCTCAATGATGCGCCCTATGTTACCATACATCGTTTAGTGACTGTACCGAATAAAGGATTGGGAAAAGCTGTCTTACGAGTGATAATGAATCAATATGATAATGTAAGAATTGACACGCATGAACAAAATAGTCCGATGCGTCATGTATTAGAATCACTAGGCTTTCAATATTGCGGTATCATTTTTTTAGCAAATGGTGACCCCCGAGTAGCATACCATTGGACGAAAGCGGAGTAA
- a CDS encoding ABC transporter ATP-binding protein, translated as MALEIKAMASGYRNVPVLQDINFSIELGEIVGLIGLNGAGKSTLLKTILGLLKPLKGEIAINGTTIFENQQRYAQQLAYIPETPVLYDELTLREHLEMTALGYDLPIEVVMERAEPLLKLFRLDKHLNWFPIHFSKGMKQKVMIICAFVTDAKVLIIDEPFLGLDPLAINHFKTLMQERATAGTAIIFTTHVLSIAEQLCDRYLMLQNGQLVASGKLDALQSQMNLPDATLDELYMAMTEARA; from the coding sequence ATGGCATTAGAAATTAAAGCAATGGCGAGCGGTTATCGTAATGTGCCGGTACTACAAGATATAAACTTTTCAATTGAATTAGGAGAAATTGTGGGTCTTATCGGACTCAACGGTGCCGGGAAATCAACGCTATTAAAAACAATTTTAGGATTATTAAAGCCACTAAAAGGTGAAATTGCCATTAATGGCACCACCATTTTTGAAAATCAACAACGCTATGCGCAACAATTAGCTTATATTCCAGAAACACCCGTATTATATGATGAGTTAACATTACGCGAACATCTGGAGATGACTGCTTTAGGATATGATTTACCGATTGAAGTGGTGATGGAACGTGCAGAACCTTTACTGAAGTTATTTCGATTAGATAAGCACTTGAATTGGTTTCCGATACATTTTTCAAAAGGGATGAAGCAAAAGGTGATGATAATTTGTGCCTTTGTGACCGATGCAAAAGTATTAATTATTGACGAACCATTTTTAGGCTTGGACCCCTTAGCGATTAATCATTTTAAGACTTTGATGCAAGAACGAGCGACAGCAGGTACGGCAATTATTTTCACCACTCATGTCTTATCGATAGCCGAGCAATTATGTGACCGCTATTTGATGCTGCAAAACGGACAACTCGTAGCCAGTGGCAAGCTCGACGCGTTGCAGTCGCAAATGAATCTGCCAGATGCCACACTAGATGAGTTGTATATGGCGATGACGGAGGCGAGGGCATGA
- a CDS encoding ABC transporter permease, with protein sequence MTQLLDLWSKRFRQFGKELGKYSRLIFNDHFFFILLVIIGFLLFFYREQLMVLNQMNHTVVKWPILIVAMGILGQLSLFGRPLWLMKEADKSYVFVQGERWRQYWQKGSLAGLVLPIIVNVAAVVVLYPFINVATRWSTAQLVMLVILQLLLVVWNHALYYVAIFKPVGHLRLWSSLVYTVWMILFTAILPQIALLITLIIVVVIVMFSLYWLRRQVLNWQSFEFTVEMDLKRQAAFYKWIAFFADVPNQRPVIHSRHTFNGFIQRLSQNTRNRDYYLLLRVLFRNHAFSGIWVRVLVFFSILMLLTQNHYLVMGLGMVSFILTIIQLLPMIELYEANPFQMIYPQVKQSQQTALQQVLRIVVCIQLLVFVVIAAVKFGTSITFGLVLASWVLVAVVLIEGYVRFWYQKQQSK encoded by the coding sequence ATGACGCAGTTATTAGACTTATGGTCCAAGCGTTTTCGACAGTTTGGTAAAGAATTAGGCAAATACAGTCGCCTAATCTTTAATGACCATTTTTTCTTTATTTTATTAGTCATCATCGGATTTTTATTATTTTTCTACCGTGAGCAATTAATGGTCTTAAATCAGATGAATCACACGGTTGTCAAATGGCCGATTCTTATTGTAGCGATGGGGATATTGGGACAGCTGTCTTTATTTGGTCGTCCATTGTGGTTGATGAAAGAAGCAGATAAGAGTTATGTCTTTGTGCAAGGTGAACGTTGGCGCCAGTATTGGCAAAAAGGGTCGCTTGCTGGGTTAGTCTTACCGATAATCGTCAATGTCGCTGCTGTCGTTGTGCTATATCCTTTTATCAATGTAGCGACACGTTGGTCAACGGCACAACTGGTTATGTTAGTAATCTTACAACTGTTGCTGGTTGTCTGGAATCATGCGCTGTACTATGTGGCGATTTTTAAACCAGTTGGGCATCTACGATTATGGAGCAGCTTGGTATACACAGTTTGGATGATACTGTTTACTGCTATATTACCTCAAATTGCGCTACTGATTACTTTGATAATTGTTGTAGTAATAGTTATGTTCAGCCTTTATTGGTTGCGCCGTCAAGTATTGAATTGGCAGTCGTTTGAATTTACAGTGGAAATGGATTTAAAACGTCAAGCCGCTTTTTATAAATGGATTGCCTTTTTCGCGGATGTGCCGAATCAACGACCGGTTATTCACTCGCGACACACGTTTAATGGATTCATTCAGCGTTTGAGCCAGAACACACGCAATCGTGATTATTATTTATTATTACGGGTCTTGTTCCGCAATCATGCCTTTAGCGGTATTTGGGTTCGTGTATTGGTGTTTTTCAGTATATTAATGCTATTGACGCAAAATCATTACTTGGTGATGGGGTTGGGTATGGTTAGTTTTATTTTAACGATTATCCAATTGTTACCGATGATTGAATTATACGAAGCCAATCCTTTTCAAATGATTTATCCACAAGTCAAGCAATCGCAACAAACGGCACTGCAACAAGTATTACGCATTGTTGTATGTATCCAGTTGCTGGTATTTGTAGTAATTGCTGCGGTCAAATTCGGTACGAGTATCACCTTTGGTCTCGTCTTAGCGAGTTGGGTGCTCGTCGCAGTTGTATTAATCGAAGGCTATGTTCGCTTTTGGTATCAGAAACAACAATCAAAATGA
- the lepB gene encoding signal peptidase I, with product MQENLIKQEYERLVYRKRFTQVVKHVLYTLLGVASVAILIAVMWLPVLRIYGHSMNATLAEGDVVFSVKSSDFKTGDVLAFYYNNKILVKRVIAKGGDWVNIDHDGNVFVNQKKLDEPYVSDLSLGDSDITYPFQVPENRLFVIGDQRATSVDSRHKVIGTIAEEQIVGKIVFRIYPLNRIGLIK from the coding sequence ATGCAAGAAAATTTGATTAAGCAAGAATACGAACGGCTTGTGTATCGCAAACGTTTTACGCAAGTGGTCAAACACGTGCTCTACACCTTATTAGGTGTCGCATCAGTCGCCATACTGATTGCTGTAATGTGGTTACCGGTGCTAAGGATTTACGGACATTCAATGAACGCCACTCTAGCCGAGGGGGACGTTGTTTTTTCAGTTAAATCATCCGACTTTAAAACGGGAGATGTATTAGCTTTTTACTACAATAATAAAATTCTCGTAAAACGGGTGATTGCAAAAGGCGGAGACTGGGTCAATATTGACCACGACGGTAATGTGTTTGTCAATCAAAAAAAATTAGATGAGCCCTATGTATCGGACTTATCGCTAGGTGATAGTGACATTACCTATCCGTTTCAAGTGCCAGAAAACCGCTTGTTTGTTATCGGCGACCAACGCGCGACATCTGTTGATTCAAGGCATAAGGTGATTGGAACCATTGCTGAAGAACAGATTGTCGGCAAAATTGTTTTTAGAATTTATCCCTTAAATCGTATAGGATTGATTAAATAA